In a genomic window of Mycolicibacillus parakoreensis:
- a CDS encoding beta-ketoacyl [acyl carrier protein] synthase domain-containing protein — translation MLDKGSASGVLDPDPVVIVGMAVEAPGDVDTVDRYWELLSQQREALVPFPEDRGWAVRELLAGSRREGFKPIHDQGGFLTDAAAFDPEFFGISRREATAMDPQQRVALRVAWRALESGGINPDELVGQSVGCYIGASVTGYGPDMAQYSRHSGHLITGTALGVISGRIAYTLGLSGPALTVDSSCASALAAFHVAVQGLRAGDCEMAVTGGVCVMGSPGFFIEFSKQHALSDDGHCRPYSRRASGTVWAEGAGMFVLQRKSVALRQGRRIIAEVRASVLNQDGRSAGLTAPDGPAQVNLFRSAIERAGIRPEQIGMVEGHGTGTRLGDRTELQSLAQTYGATAVGQGPLLGSVKSNVGHAQAAAGALGLVKVLVSARRETVPPTLHVEQESNEIDWGSQGLRLAREMTPWPSSDGHRTGAVSAFGMSGTNAHVIVAVPEVA, via the coding sequence ATGCTCGATAAGGGCTCTGCGAGCGGGGTTCTCGACCCCGATCCGGTGGTCATCGTCGGCATGGCCGTCGAAGCGCCCGGTGACGTCGACACCGTGGATCGATACTGGGAGCTGTTGTCGCAGCAGCGCGAGGCGCTCGTCCCATTTCCCGAAGATCGAGGGTGGGCGGTGCGTGAGCTACTCGCCGGTTCGCGGCGGGAGGGCTTCAAACCCATTCACGACCAGGGTGGTTTCCTCACCGACGCCGCGGCGTTCGATCCGGAGTTCTTCGGAATCTCCCGCCGAGAGGCCACGGCGATGGACCCGCAGCAACGGGTCGCGCTGCGGGTGGCCTGGCGTGCGCTGGAGAGCGGCGGAATCAACCCCGACGAGCTGGTCGGACAATCGGTCGGTTGTTACATCGGTGCCTCGGTCACCGGCTACGGGCCCGACATGGCGCAATACTCGCGCCACAGCGGACATCTGATCACCGGTACCGCGCTCGGGGTGATCTCCGGCCGTATCGCCTACACGCTGGGATTGTCCGGGCCGGCGCTGACCGTGGACTCGTCGTGCGCGTCGGCGCTGGCCGCGTTCCATGTCGCGGTGCAAGGACTGCGTGCCGGCGACTGCGAGATGGCCGTGACCGGCGGTGTCTGTGTGATGGGATCACCGGGCTTCTTCATCGAGTTCTCCAAGCAACATGCGCTCTCCGACGACGGGCACTGCCGTCCCTACAGTCGCCGCGCCAGTGGAACCGTCTGGGCCGAAGGTGCGGGCATGTTCGTGCTGCAACGCAAGTCGGTCGCGTTGCGTCAGGGCCGGCGCATCATCGCCGAGGTCCGAGCCAGTGTCCTCAATCAAGATGGCCGGTCGGCGGGGCTGACGGCGCCCGACGGTCCGGCTCAAGTGAATCTGTTCCGAAGCGCAATCGAGCGTGCCGGCATCCGCCCCGAGCAGATCGGGATGGTCGAGGGCCACGGCACCGGAACACGGCTCGGCGACCGAACCGAGCTGCAGTCGCTGGCGCAGACCTACGGCGCCACCGCGGTCGGGCAGGGGCCGCTGTTGGGCTCGGTCAAATCCAATGTCGGACACGCTCAGGCGGCCGCCGGCGCCCTGGGTTTGGTCAAGGTGCTGGTATCCGCGCGGCGCGAAACGGTGCCTCCCACACTGCACGTCGAGCAGGAGAGCAACGAAATCGACTGGGGAAGTCAGGGATTACGCCTCGCCAGGGAGATGACGCCGTGGCCCTCGAGCGACGGTCACCGGACCGGGGCGGTATCGGCGTTCGGGATGAGTGGAACGAACGCGCATGTCATCGTCGCGGTACCGGAGGTCGCCTGA
- a CDS encoding PPE family protein, whose protein sequence is MVDPVWLATPPEVHAALLTAGPGPAALLGAAEAWHMLAAEYAAVATELTLELATVQASAWQGPSAEAYLSAHGPYLAWLNQTSCASTRAATLHHRVADAYSVALAAMPTPAELAANHTTHAVLTATNFFGINTIPIALNEADYVRMWIQAATTMTIYEAASRAALATAPPTRSAPPVLRRDSPEARRTPTPPDSAIQDPAATLRRMLTDFLTNPTVALATWGPLLFTIGYNVVPWPLPFYLGPAAALALPLVLGAGLGRLAEVSRPPLPTPPAVDDSGRVFAAGDPPARPEAPVASDAPATTMPSSPSTSAMPAGAAVSGASAPVAPGIDAIGYLVTAVGPDDDPGPGARGPGTTGVPGTALPAGVPAPEPRVRSPRRHRRRSTGSGHGDEFADLDDTAPTVQASDQRAGFRGTAIKADAPRAAGATVHETVPLLPETWTDAGPSAGTDLV, encoded by the coding sequence GTGGTTGATCCGGTCTGGCTGGCGACACCGCCGGAGGTGCACGCAGCGCTGTTGACGGCCGGGCCCGGTCCCGCCGCACTGCTGGGTGCCGCCGAGGCGTGGCACATGCTCGCCGCCGAGTATGCCGCGGTCGCCACCGAGCTGACCCTCGAACTCGCGACGGTGCAGGCGAGTGCCTGGCAGGGTCCGAGCGCGGAGGCGTATCTGAGTGCCCACGGCCCCTACCTGGCGTGGTTGAACCAGACCAGCTGCGCGAGCACCCGCGCCGCGACCCTGCATCACAGGGTGGCCGACGCCTACAGCGTGGCGCTGGCGGCCATGCCGACGCCCGCCGAACTGGCCGCCAACCACACCACCCACGCCGTTTTGACCGCGACCAACTTCTTCGGGATCAACACCATCCCGATCGCGCTGAACGAGGCGGACTACGTGCGGATGTGGATCCAGGCCGCGACCACGATGACCATCTATGAGGCGGCCTCACGGGCGGCGTTGGCCACGGCCCCGCCCACCCGGTCCGCGCCGCCGGTCCTGCGCCGCGACAGCCCGGAGGCCCGCCGCACCCCGACACCGCCGGATTCGGCGATCCAGGATCCGGCGGCCACCCTGCGACGGATGCTGACCGACTTTCTCACGAACCCGACCGTCGCTCTGGCGACCTGGGGCCCGCTGCTGTTCACGATCGGATACAACGTCGTTCCCTGGCCGTTGCCGTTCTATCTGGGGCCCGCCGCCGCGCTGGCGCTGCCCCTGGTCTTGGGGGCGGGTCTGGGCCGACTGGCCGAGGTGAGCCGCCCGCCCCTGCCGACACCGCCCGCGGTCGACGACTCCGGCCGGGTGTTCGCCGCCGGCGACCCCCCGGCGCGCCCCGAGGCCCCGGTTGCCTCCGACGCTCCGGCGACGACGATGCCGAGCTCCCCGTCCACGTCGGCGATGCCCGCCGGCGCTGCGGTCAGCGGCGCCTCGGCGCCTGTCGCTCCCGGGATCGACGCCATCGGCTACCTGGTGACCGCCGTCGGCCCCGACGACGATCCGGGCCCCGGGGCACGCGGCCCGGGCACCACCGGCGTACCGGGAACCGCCCTGCCCGCCGGCGTTCCGGCGCCCGAACCCCGAGTGCGGTCCCCCCGTCGCCATCGCCGACGGTCCACCGGCAGCGGACACGGCGACGAGTTCGCCGATCTCGACGACACCGCCCCGACGGTGCAGGCCTCCGATCAGCGCGCCGGGTTCCGCGGGACCGCCATCAAGGCCGACGCCCCACGCGCAGCCGGAGCCACGGTCCACGAGACCGTCCCGCTGTTACCCGAGACGTGGACCGATGCGGGCCCCTCAGCGGGAACCGATCTGGTCTAG
- a CDS encoding thioesterase II family protein, whose protein sequence is MSAVGDVVTTTAGWIKRLPGRGRCPHVGATVIFPHAGGAAVGYRPLAAALAAGGDTYIVQYPGRAERFADPAPATLPEMACELFDAADWSQVGPLRLFGHSMGALVAFEFARVAERRDTAVHTLWASAGPAPSVIAGLPDLPTDDAGLLADLTDMGGTDPRLLADEEFRAMLTDALRGDYRALNRYGRAPGETIRADIHALGGRSDHRVTADMLRAWVQHTRGAFTLSWYDGGHFYLTDHVANVAAQVNDDAR, encoded by the coding sequence ATGAGCGCCGTCGGCGACGTCGTGACGACCACCGCGGGGTGGATCAAACGCCTGCCCGGGCGCGGTCGTTGCCCCCACGTCGGTGCCACCGTCATCTTCCCGCATGCCGGAGGTGCGGCGGTCGGCTACCGGCCGCTGGCCGCGGCGTTGGCCGCCGGCGGTGACACCTACATCGTGCAATACCCCGGCCGGGCCGAACGGTTCGCCGATCCGGCGCCCGCCACCTTGCCCGAGATGGCGTGCGAGCTGTTCGACGCCGCCGACTGGTCGCAGGTGGGCCCGTTGCGGCTATTCGGGCACAGCATGGGCGCCCTGGTCGCCTTCGAGTTCGCGCGCGTCGCCGAGCGCCGCGACACCGCCGTGCACACCCTGTGGGCGTCCGCCGGTCCGGCCCCGTCGGTAATCGCCGGGCTGCCGGATCTGCCCACCGACGATGCGGGACTGCTTGCCGATCTCACCGATATGGGCGGCACCGATCCACGCCTGCTCGCCGACGAGGAATTCCGCGCCATGCTCACCGACGCACTGCGCGGGGATTACCGGGCCCTCAACCGGTACGGCCGTGCGCCCGGCGAGACGATTCGCGCCGACATCCACGCCCTCGGCGGCCGCAGTGATCACCGGGTCACCGCCGACATGCTGCGCGCCTGGGTGCAGCACACTCGGGGGGCATTCACCTTGTCGTGGTATGACGGCGGGCACTTCTACCTGACCGATCACGTCGCCAACGTCGCCGCTCAGGTCAATGACGATGCTCGATAA
- the mbtD gene encoding mycobactin polyketide synthase MbtD, protein MSARVLPDGRTPVLLSAHAEALIGHDAAAILRYLDRRESHGHHTGDGTVTPASVAATVLGTRRIRRHRAVVRARDTAELRAGLQALTDGAAHPLVARSATAAPLCAFIFPGQGGQWPGMGADAYDLLPEYREEVQRCDAAFTRAGHPSPRSHLLGEPGHPADQIHIQGSQFVHAAALARVWRSFDVMPDCTVGHSLGEIAAGYVAGAISLPDAVAVVAARATVLGGLPGRYGMAVLGADLRQAQHLATETPGWLEVAVVNAPSSTVLSGDAEAIRAVVRRAERSGLFVRELAVDFPAHTSALEPLRPTLAELLPDSAFSDSPVAFIGSATGTVVPDDAEFVDYWYANLRNTVRFDRAVGAALHRGVGAFVELSAHPSTQYALTELVGDDDDPIIVGSGRRDAEFGDELAGSIVSVALGNPDYRWARFAPPGDHRPLPEFPHAPMQTVHLWAEPDPLPGDTPDDAVILTASEQWVHRPDTGGDGDTADTTTVAIVAADPTGDALAGRLRAAAAADPGCRRGQLPDAETVVVVAPALADEAAESTQTDPRGVALDYRKYTDSCARRIWLVTVGGERVRSDDPPPVPVQAGLAASHRCVAFEYPHQQFGHLDLAVADIDADTAAACLAVLRGDTAEAAVRPGDSGPEHYRRTLSEDSHAPPALSSTEFDQVVITGGNGSLGRRFARYCIERGARRVVLLSRGGLDPSTLNELADGFPVEISAPTCDITDTARLQTIAAEHGGSEAASLLIHAAGVGRFAGHHQLTPADWSTVCGAKVNGLTSMIDHWPLRPEARVIACSSISGVWGGQGHAAYAAANRMLDATIEYLRARGRRATAVRFGLWQNTGVADPDEIARIERAGFVAMDPGQALQAGLRAHSGDPLVFAADPDRFRVFIENQGPAAALGTTPSERGDQQPLTELVPAALAGVLSLPDPGTVDLGVPLIDLGIDSLLALDLRKRLRRGAGSTVALARLLGGITGAELIAALQTAAPASTAGLTQPQRWESVRD, encoded by the coding sequence ATGTCAGCTCGCGTGCTGCCCGACGGCCGGACGCCGGTGCTGCTCTCGGCACATGCCGAGGCCCTGATCGGCCATGACGCCGCCGCGATCCTGCGCTACCTCGACCGGCGGGAGAGCCACGGTCACCACACCGGTGACGGCACGGTCACCCCCGCGTCGGTGGCGGCCACCGTGCTGGGAACCCGCCGAATTCGACGACACCGGGCGGTCGTGCGTGCCCGCGACACGGCTGAACTGCGGGCCGGGTTGCAGGCGTTGACCGACGGCGCCGCTCATCCGCTGGTGGCCCGGTCCGCTACCGCGGCCCCGCTTTGCGCGTTCATCTTCCCCGGACAGGGTGGTCAATGGCCGGGGATGGGCGCCGACGCCTACGATTTGCTGCCGGAATACCGCGAGGAGGTGCAACGCTGCGACGCCGCGTTCACCCGGGCCGGGCACCCGTCCCCGCGATCGCACCTGCTCGGTGAGCCGGGCCATCCGGCCGACCAGATACACATCCAGGGGTCACAATTCGTTCACGCTGCGGCACTGGCACGGGTGTGGCGGTCGTTTGACGTCATGCCCGACTGCACGGTCGGCCACAGTCTCGGTGAGATCGCCGCCGGCTACGTTGCCGGCGCGATCTCGCTACCGGACGCGGTCGCCGTGGTCGCCGCACGAGCCACGGTGCTCGGCGGTCTGCCGGGACGGTACGGGATGGCCGTTTTGGGCGCAGACCTACGACAAGCGCAGCACCTCGCGACCGAGACGCCGGGGTGGCTCGAGGTGGCGGTCGTCAACGCGCCCTCGTCAACGGTGCTCTCCGGCGACGCCGAGGCGATCCGCGCCGTGGTGCGACGAGCTGAGCGCTCGGGGTTGTTCGTCCGCGAGTTGGCTGTGGATTTCCCCGCCCACACCAGTGCTCTGGAGCCGTTGCGTCCCACGCTGGCGGAACTGCTACCGGACTCGGCGTTCTCCGATTCCCCCGTGGCGTTCATCGGGTCCGCCACCGGCACGGTGGTCCCGGACGACGCCGAATTCGTCGACTATTGGTATGCGAACCTGCGCAACACCGTGCGGTTCGACCGTGCCGTTGGTGCCGCTCTGCACCGCGGTGTCGGTGCGTTCGTCGAACTCTCCGCTCACCCCTCGACGCAGTATGCGCTGACGGAATTGGTTGGTGACGATGATGATCCGATCATCGTCGGTTCGGGGCGACGTGACGCTGAATTCGGTGACGAACTCGCAGGAAGCATCGTTTCGGTCGCGCTGGGCAACCCCGACTACCGGTGGGCGAGGTTCGCCCCGCCCGGCGATCACCGGCCGCTGCCGGAGTTTCCCCACGCGCCGATGCAAACCGTGCATCTGTGGGCGGAGCCCGACCCCCTGCCCGGCGACACCCCGGACGATGCGGTGATTCTCACCGCGTCCGAACAGTGGGTCCACCGACCGGACACCGGAGGTGACGGCGACACCGCGGACACCACGACGGTCGCGATCGTGGCGGCCGACCCCACCGGGGACGCCTTGGCCGGTCGTCTCCGCGCCGCTGCGGCCGCCGACCCGGGATGTCGCCGGGGGCAGCTCCCCGACGCCGAGACCGTGGTGGTGGTCGCCCCGGCGCTCGCCGACGAGGCCGCTGAATCGACGCAGACCGATCCCCGTGGTGTCGCACTCGATTACCGGAAATACACCGACTCCTGCGCTCGGCGGATCTGGCTGGTCACCGTGGGCGGTGAGCGGGTGCGGTCCGACGACCCGCCGCCGGTGCCGGTGCAGGCGGGTCTGGCCGCCTCCCACCGCTGCGTGGCCTTCGAATATCCCCACCAGCAGTTCGGTCACCTGGACCTGGCTGTGGCCGACATCGACGCCGACACCGCCGCCGCCTGCCTGGCGGTGCTGCGGGGCGATACCGCCGAGGCCGCCGTGCGTCCCGGCGACTCCGGGCCCGAGCACTACCGGCGGACGCTGTCGGAAGACTCCCATGCCCCTCCGGCGTTGAGCAGCACCGAGTTCGACCAAGTGGTGATCACCGGTGGAAACGGATCGCTGGGACGACGCTTCGCCCGTTACTGCATCGAACGCGGCGCCCGCCGCGTGGTGTTGTTGAGTCGGGGCGGCCTCGATCCCTCCACACTCAACGAACTCGCGGACGGCTTTCCGGTGGAAATCTCCGCCCCGACGTGCGATATCACCGACACCGCCAGACTGCAGACGATCGCTGCCGAGCACGGGGGCTCCGAAGCGGCGTCGCTACTGATTCACGCCGCCGGCGTCGGCCGATTCGCAGGACACCATCAGCTGACCCCGGCCGATTGGTCCACCGTATGCGGTGCGAAGGTCAACGGGCTGACCTCCATGATCGACCACTGGCCGCTGCGACCGGAGGCACGGGTCATTGCGTGCTCGTCGATTTCGGGGGTGTGGGGAGGACAAGGCCACGCTGCCTACGCGGCGGCCAACCGGATGCTCGACGCGACGATCGAGTATCTACGCGCCCGGGGGCGCCGAGCCACCGCCGTGCGCTTCGGCCTGTGGCAAAACACCGGCGTCGCCGATCCCGACGAAATCGCGCGCATCGAGCGGGCAGGGTTTGTGGCAATGGACCCCGGGCAGGCATTGCAAGCCGGATTGCGTGCGCACAGTGGTGATCCCCTCGTGTTCGCCGCCGACCCTGACCGCTTCCGTGTCTTCATCGAGAACCAGGGCCCTGCGGCGGCACTCGGTACGACGCCGTCGGAGCGCGGCGATCAGCAGCCGCTCACCGAGCTGGTGCCGGCCGCACTGGCCGGGGTGTTGAGCCTGCCCGACCCGGGCACGGTCGACCTCGGTGTTCCGCTGATCGACCTCGGTATCGACTCGCTGCTCGCGCTCGATCTGCGCAAACGCCTCCGGCGGGGTGCCGGCAGCACGGTCGCCTTGGCTCGCCTCCTCGGCGGAATCACCGGTGCGGAGCTGATCGCCGCCTTGCAAACCGCCGCACCAGCCTCAACAGCGGGATTGACACAGCCACAACGATGGGAATCTGTACGTGACTGA